From the Streptomonospora nanhaiensis genome, the window CCGAACCCGGCAGCATGCTGCTGTTCGCGTTCCTGTGGGGTGCGGGCGTGGCCGTGGTGGTGTCTTTCGTCCTCAACACCGCGGGCATGGAACTGCTCGCGGTGCCCGCCTTCGGCCAGGACATGGGCGAGTTCGTGTCCACGGCCGTGGGCGCCCCGCTGGTCGAGGAGAGCGCCAAGGGCATGGTGCTGCTCATCCTGCTGTGGCGGCGCCGCTACGAGATCGACTCCATGACCGACGGCGTCACCTACGCCGCGATGGTCGCCACCGGGTTCGCCTTCACCGAGAACATCCTCTACTTCCTCAGCTCGTTCCTGGACCAGGGGATGTTCGGCCTGGGCTTCACTTTCGTCCTGCGCGGGCTCATCGCGCCGTTCGGCCACCCGCTCTACACAGCGATGATCGGCATCGGTGTGGCCTACGCCGCCATCAACCGCGGCGGCGGCCGCCTCTTCGCCCCGTTCCTGGGCTGGGTGGGCGCGGTCATCCTGCACGGCCTGTGGAACGGCTCCACCGTCTTCGGCTGGCTCGGGCTGGGCATCGCCTACGTGGTGCTGTTCTTCGTGCTGCTGTCGATCATCGTGCTGGCCGTCCAGGACCGCCGCCGCCAGGTGGCGGCCATCGCGCAGTTCCTGCCGCCCTACACCTCCACCGGCCTGGTCACCCCGGCCGACATCCGCATGCTCAGCTCCATGCCGGGCCGCCGGGGCGCGCGCTCCTGGGCGCAGCGCAACGCCGGGCAGCGCGGGCGCAACGCCATGCGCGACTACCAGTTGGCCGCCACCGAGCTGGCGCTGCTGCACCAGCGGCTGGCCCGGGGCGTCACCCGCCCGCACTGGGAGGAGCGCCGCGACAGCTTCCTGGCGCTGATGCACGCCGCCCGCGTGGCGTTCCTGGGCCACGTGCAGCAGCCGGTGGCGCCGGCGTGGGCGCCCAAGGCCACCGATTCGGGCTTCCTCCAGCGGGCGGACTTCGCCCACGTGATCGCCCAGGCCCAGGCCCGGCGCGACGCCGCCCAGCAGGGCCGCCCGCCGCACCCGCCCGGGCCGGGCACGCCGCCTAGCGGGGGGCGGCCGCCGTACCCGCCGCAGCAGCCGCCGTACCCGCCCCAGCCTCCGCAGAGCTGGTAGGCGCGACGCGCTCGGCCGTGGCGAAGTAGGTCCGCAGGATCGCGGTCCACACCACGGCCGAGCCCAGCACGTGCAGCACCACCAGCCACTCGGGCAGGCCCAGCGCGTACTGGGTGTAGCCCAGCGCCCCCTGGGCGAGCACGGCCGCCGCGAGCAGCAGGGCCGAGGTGCGCAGCACCTTCGGGCCGCGCCGCAGGGTCAGCACCACCAGCGCCAGCGCGCCCAGCAGCACCAGCCAGGCCAGCGCCGAGTGCACCCGCGCCACAGTGACCATGTCGAAGTCCCATCGGGGCGCGCCGGGGTCGCCGCCGTGCGGTCCGGTGCCGGTGACCACGGTCCCGGCCACCAGGAGCGCGAACCCGACCGGCACCAGAGCGGTGGCCAGCGGGCGCACCCACCGCGGCGCGGTCACGCGCAGCGGCCCCTCGGGCTCGCGGCAGCGCACGTAGTAGGCCACGCACGGGACCACCACGACGGTGGAGAGCAGGAAGTGCGCGGCGACCGAGGCCGGGTGCAGGTCGCTCCAGACGGTGATGCCGCCGACCACGCCCTGGCCGAGCACGCCCAGCGGGATGACGGTGGCCAGCGTGAGCAGGTCGCGGCGGCGGGGCCGGCTGCGCAGGGTGGCGATGAAGACGATGACGCCCACGGCCAGCACCAGGAAGGTCAGCGTCCGGTTGCCGAACTCGATCGCGGCGTTGATCGGGCTGTGCCCGGTGCCCACCGGGACGAAGCTCTCCTCGGTGCAGCGCGGCCACTCCGAGCAGCCCAGGCCCGACGAGGTGACCCGCACCGTGGCGCCGGTGACCGCGATCCCGGCGTTGACCACGATGTTGCCGAGTCCCCACCAGCGCAGTGCCGCCGTGGTGGGCCGCCAGACGGTCCGGGCCAGTGCCGCGAGGACCAGGACGCCCACCACCGCGAAGGCGATTTGCCACACCCACAGGGGCTGGGAGAAGAGTTCGAGTTCGGGCGCCGCGACAGGCGCCGGAGCTGGGAGACCGCGCATACGACAGACTGTAGTACCTGGTTCGGCGGACCCCGCACGGGGCGGCGCGTGCCGCGCCCGAGTCCGGGTAGCCGCCTCCTGTGTCGGATCACCTGGGAGTATTAGTCTTGGCTTATATTAGTCGCGACTGTATTTTTGTGCGATGAACGCGTTCGACGTCCTCGGCGACCCGGTCCGCCGCCGGATCCTCGAACTGCTCGCGGAGGGCGAGGCCACCTCCGGAGCGGTGAGCGCGGTCATCCGGGAGGAGTTCGGAATCAGCCAGCCCGCCGTCTCGCAGCACCTCAAGGTCCTGCGCGACAGCGGATTCGCCACCGTGCGTCCCCAGGGCGCGCGCCGCCTCTACGCGGTCAACCCCGAACCCCTCCGCGACATCGACCAGTGGCTCGACCGCTTCCGGCGCTTTTGGACACCGCGCCTGGAGGCACTGGCCACCGAACTGGCCCGGGGCCGGCGGGAGCGCCGGCTCGCCGCCGGGCAGGGCGGCGCGGCCGAGCAGCGGCCGGGCGCGCCCGACGCCCCGGGCTGAGGACCCATCCGAGGCAGAGGAGACCACCATGATCGACGTCACCCACCAGATCAGCGCCGTGCGCCGCCGACTGGGCACGCGCATGCTGGAGGCGGGCGAGGCGCGCGTCTCGACGATCAGCCAGACCTACGACGCCCCGCTGGAGGACGTCTGGGACGCCTGCACCAACCCCGAGCGGATCCCCCGGTGGTTCCTGCCCGTCACGGGCGACCTGCGCGAGGGCGGCCACTACCAGCTCGAGGGCAACGCGGGCGGCACCGTCCTCTCCTGCGAGCCGCCCACCGCCTTCACCGCCACCTGGGAGTACGGCGACAACGTCAGCTGGATCGAGGTCTCCCTGGGCGCCGAGCCCACCGGCACCCGCGTGGAGCTGGTGCACATCGCCCACGTCGACGACGACCTGTGGGCGCAGTTCGGCCCCGGCGCCACGGGCGTGGGCTGGGACATGGCGCTGCTGGGCCTGTCCCGGCACCTGGCCTCCGGTGTCGCGCTCGACCCCGCCGAGGTCGAGCGCTGGAGCGCCTCCGAGGAGGGCCGCCGGTTCGTGGAGCTGAGCAGCGACCGCTGGCGCCAGGCCAACGTGGAGGCCGGCGCCGACGAGGCCGCCGCCAAGGCCGCCGCCGACCGCACCACCGCCTTCTACACGGGAGCCGACGCCCCCGAGCCCGGCGCCTGAGCCCCCGGTCCGCGCGCGGCACCCGCCACACGGGGGTGTCCGCCGGCGCGCCCCGCGCCCGCGGACACCCCCGCCCCCGCCGGGGTCCCCTCAGCGCCCCGCCGGCGCCGCCGCCTCGCCCGACCGGTCGGCCGGGGCGAACTGGGTGCGGTACAGCACCTCGTAGCGCCCGCCCGCCGCCAGCAGCTCCTCGTGCGTGCCGCGCTCCACGATCCGCCCGTGCTCGACCACCAGGATCTGGTCGGCGGCGCGCACGGTGGAGAGCCGGTGCGCGATCACCACGGCCGTGCGCCCCTCCAGCGCCTCGGCCAGCGCCTCCTGCACCGCCGCCTCGGAGGTGGCGTCCAGGTGCGCCGTGGCCTCGTCGAGGATCACCACCCGGGGCCGGGCCAGCAGCAGCCGCGCGATGGTCAGCCGCTGCCGCTCGCCGCCGGAGAGCCGGTAGCCGCGCTCGCCCACCACCGTGTCCAGGCCGTCGGGCAGCTCGGCCACCAGGTCCTCCAGCCGCGCCCGGCGCAGCGCGTCCCACAGTTCGTCGTCGCCCGCCTCGGGCCGGGCCAGCAGCAGGTTGGCCCGCACGGTGTCGTGGAACAGGTGGCCGTCCTGGGTGACCATGCCCAGCACCTGGCGCAGCGACTCCGCGGTGAGGTCGCGCACGTCCACCCCGCCCAGCCGGACCGCGCCGCTGTCGACGTCGTAGAGGCGCGGCAGCAGCGCCGCGATGGTGGACTTGCCCGCGCCCGAGGACCCCACCAGCGCCACGGTCTGGCCGGGCTCGGCGCGGAAGGTGACGTCGTGCAGCACCTGGTCGCCGCCGCGCGTGTCGAGCACGGCGACCTCCTCCAGCGACGCCAGCGACACCTTGTCGGCGGCGGGATAGGCGAACCCGACGTGGTCGAACTCCACCGACACCGGGCCCTCGGGTACTGTCCGCGCGCCGGGCCGCTCGGTGATCATCGGAGCGAGGTCCAGCACCTCGAAGACCCGCTCGAAGCTCACCAGCGCGCTCATGACCTCCACCCGCGCCCCGGCCAGCTCGGTCAGCGGCGCGTACAGCCGGGTCAGCAGCATCGCCAGGGACACCACGGCGCCGGCCGCGAGCTCGTCGCGCAGCGCCAGGAACCCGCCCAGGCCGTAGACCAGCGCCAGGGCCAGTGCCGACACCAGGGTCAGCGCGGTCATGAACACCGTCTGCACCATGGCCGTGCGCACGCCGATGTCGCGCACCCGCCGCGCCCGCGCGCGGAACTCCGCCGACTCCCGCTCGGGCCGGCCGAACAGCTTCACCAGGGTGGCGCCGCCCGCCGAGAACCGCTCGGTCATCTGCGTGCCCATGGCCGCGTTGTGCGCCGCCGCCTCGCGCTCCAGCCGCGCCAGGCGGCTGCCCATGCGCCGCGCCGGCACCACGAACACCGGGAGCAGCAGCAGCGAGATCAGCGTGATCTGCCACGACAGCGCCAGCATGGCGGCCAGCGTCAGCGCTAGGGTGACCAGGTTGCCCACCACGCCCGAGAGGGTGTCGCTGAAGGCCCGCTGCGCCCCGATGACGTCGTTGTTGAGCCGGCTGACGAGCGCGCCGGTGCGGGTGCGGGTGAAGAACGCGATCGGCATGCGCTGCACGTGGTCGTAGACGGCCGAGCGCAGGTCCAGGATCAGGCCCTCGCCGATGCCCGCCGACAGCCACCGCTGGAGCAGGCCCAGCCCGGCCTCGGCGACGGCGATGCCCGCGATCAGCGCGGCGAGGCCGACCACGACGTCGAAGGGCTCACCGTGGACGATCGCGTCGACGATCCGCCCGGCCAGCAGGGGAGTGGCCACCGCCAGCGCCGCCACCACGCTGCTCAGCAGCACGAACCAGCCCAGGGTGCGCCGGTGCGGGCGGGCGAACCGGCCGATCCGGCGCAGGGTCGGCCACGAGAACGGCCGCCGGTCCTCCTGCGCGTGCATCGCGTTGTACATCGATGTCCACGCGCTGACCTCCATGCTCATCGGCTTCACCCTTTTCGTCGTCGTCGGCGGCCGCACGGCCGTTCCTACCGGCTCCCTGCGACAGACCGGACGATAATTCCTCTACCTAACTTGAGGTCAAGTCGGTGCGGACGCCGCCCGCGGCCCCGGCCCTCCGCCGCGGCCGGGCGCTCGCTAGCCTGGGACGGCGACGGGACGACAGGAAGCCGGTGCGACTCCGGCACGGTCCCGCCACTGTGACCGGGGAGCCGAACCCGCTCACGGCCACGGCGCCGCGCGCGCCGGAAGGCCGGGCCAGGCGCTGATCCGGGAGTCAGGACACTGACCCGTCGCGACTCGTCACCCAGGGGCGCGGACCCCGGAGGCGGAGCGCGCCGGCGGCACCCCCGTGTGCCCCCGTCCGCGGGCCGCGCCGCGCGCCGCGCCCGGCCTCGCGGAAGGACCAGACGTGCGCCCATCCCCTCCCTCCCCGCACCCCGCCCGGCCGGGCCGGGCGGCCAGGTCGGCCGCCGCCGCGGCCGGAGTGGTCCTCGCCCTCAGCGCCTGCGGCACTGCCGCGGGCGCCGGCGGCGGCGCCCCGGCCGAGGGCTACCCCGTCACCGTGCGCGAGTGCGGGCGCGAGGTCACCGTTTCCGCGCCGCCGCAGCGGGCGGTGGCCATGAACCAGCACGTCGCCGAGATCATGCTCGCCCTGGGCCTGGCCGACCGGATGGTGGGCACCGCGTTCCTGGACGACGCGGTCCTGCCCGAGCTGCGCGAGGACTACGCGTCCGTCCCCGTGCTCGCCGAGCGCTACCCCTCCTACGAGGCGCTGCTGGCCGCCGAGCCCGACTTCGTCTACGCCGGGTTCGCGGCCAGCGCCTTCGACCCCGCCGAGGGCCGGGGCCGCGACGCGCTGGAGGCGGCCGGCATG encodes:
- a CDS encoding PrsW family intramembrane metalloprotease; this translates as MPALDTKAILEGRKPGRRSIGLTIGIVVSVFCMLLMLVYLLWSGLAGGGVAGVVGFFLSLFAAIIPVAILVPLILLLDRLEPEPGSMLLFAFLWGAGVAVVVSFVLNTAGMELLAVPAFGQDMGEFVSTAVGAPLVEESAKGMVLLILLWRRRYEIDSMTDGVTYAAMVATGFAFTENILYFLSSFLDQGMFGLGFTFVLRGLIAPFGHPLYTAMIGIGVAYAAINRGGGRLFAPFLGWVGAVILHGLWNGSTVFGWLGLGIAYVVLFFVLLSIIVLAVQDRRRQVAAIAQFLPPYTSTGLVTPADIRMLSSMPGRRGARSWAQRNAGQRGRNAMRDYQLAATELALLHQRLARGVTRPHWEERRDSFLALMHAARVAFLGHVQQPVAPAWAPKATDSGFLQRADFAHVIAQAQARRDAAQQGRPPHPPGPGTPPSGGRPPYPPQQPPYPPQPPQSW
- a CDS encoding COX15/CtaA family protein — protein: MRGLPAPAPVAAPELELFSQPLWVWQIAFAVVGVLVLAALARTVWRPTTAALRWWGLGNIVVNAGIAVTGATVRVTSSGLGCSEWPRCTEESFVPVGTGHSPINAAIEFGNRTLTFLVLAVGVIVFIATLRSRPRRRDLLTLATVIPLGVLGQGVVGGITVWSDLHPASVAAHFLLSTVVVVPCVAYYVRCREPEGPLRVTAPRWVRPLATALVPVGFALLVAGTVVTGTGPHGGDPGAPRWDFDMVTVARVHSALAWLVLLGALALVVLTLRRGPKVLRTSALLLAAAVLAQGALGYTQYALGLPEWLVVLHVLGSAVVWTAILRTYFATAERVAPTSSAEAGAGTAAAAAGTAAAPR
- a CDS encoding ArsR/SmtB family transcription factor — encoded protein: MNAFDVLGDPVRRRILELLAEGEATSGAVSAVIREEFGISQPAVSQHLKVLRDSGFATVRPQGARRLYAVNPEPLRDIDQWLDRFRRFWTPRLEALATELARGRRERRLAAGQGGAAEQRPGAPDAPG
- a CDS encoding SRPBCC family protein; protein product: MIDVTHQISAVRRRLGTRMLEAGEARVSTISQTYDAPLEDVWDACTNPERIPRWFLPVTGDLREGGHYQLEGNAGGTVLSCEPPTAFTATWEYGDNVSWIEVSLGAEPTGTRVELVHIAHVDDDLWAQFGPGATGVGWDMALLGLSRHLASGVALDPAEVERWSASEEGRRFVELSSDRWRQANVEAGADEAAAKAAADRTTAFYTGADAPEPGA
- a CDS encoding ABC transporter ATP-binding protein, yielding MSMEVSAWTSMYNAMHAQEDRRPFSWPTLRRIGRFARPHRRTLGWFVLLSSVVAALAVATPLLAGRIVDAIVHGEPFDVVVGLAALIAGIAVAEAGLGLLQRWLSAGIGEGLILDLRSAVYDHVQRMPIAFFTRTRTGALVSRLNNDVIGAQRAFSDTLSGVVGNLVTLALTLAAMLALSWQITLISLLLLPVFVVPARRMGSRLARLEREAAAHNAAMGTQMTERFSAGGATLVKLFGRPERESAEFRARARRVRDIGVRTAMVQTVFMTALTLVSALALALVYGLGGFLALRDELAAGAVVSLAMLLTRLYAPLTELAGARVEVMSALVSFERVFEVLDLAPMITERPGARTVPEGPVSVEFDHVGFAYPAADKVSLASLEEVAVLDTRGGDQVLHDVTFRAEPGQTVALVGSSGAGKSTIAALLPRLYDVDSGAVRLGGVDVRDLTAESLRQVLGMVTQDGHLFHDTVRANLLLARPEAGDDELWDALRRARLEDLVAELPDGLDTVVGERGYRLSGGERQRLTIARLLLARPRVVILDEATAHLDATSEAAVQEALAEALEGRTAVVIAHRLSTVRAADQILVVEHGRIVERGTHEELLAAGGRYEVLYRTQFAPADRSGEAAAPAGR